One Telluria mixta DNA window includes the following coding sequences:
- a CDS encoding isoaspartyl peptidase/L-asparaginase — MSVTQEYDYAIVVHGGAGSPRAYDDGCERAAQRAVEELAISADALEAAIAAVVSMEDDGRFNAGSGSVLCLDGATVEMDASIMDTRGRLGAVACVQGVKNPVLLARAVAETPHWLLAGDGAARFAAAIGHPTHTAISDHQRKAHDKVVRELAGRVPAMPGIPEEAKAFLRFWNYQTPLELPAHAACDTVGAVVRDPAGHFAVALSTGGSAPSLLGRVGDTPIIGSGFYAGPEGAVAATGIGEQIVRHLLARTVYGWIEDGMPLELALKRGVDLFDLKVPVGLIAVTRTEAASHSNQDMPHARIVAR, encoded by the coding sequence ATGAGCGTTACGCAAGAATACGACTATGCAATCGTCGTGCACGGCGGCGCCGGCAGCCCGCGCGCGTACGACGACGGCTGCGAACGTGCGGCGCAACGGGCCGTCGAGGAGCTGGCCATCAGCGCCGACGCGCTCGAGGCCGCCATCGCGGCGGTCGTATCGATGGAAGACGATGGCCGGTTCAATGCCGGCAGCGGTTCAGTCCTGTGCCTGGACGGCGCGACCGTCGAAATGGACGCGTCCATCATGGACACGCGCGGCCGCCTCGGCGCCGTCGCCTGCGTCCAGGGCGTCAAGAACCCCGTGCTGCTGGCGCGGGCCGTCGCCGAGACGCCGCACTGGCTGCTGGCGGGCGACGGCGCCGCCCGCTTCGCCGCCGCCATCGGCCACCCGACGCACACCGCCATTTCGGACCACCAGCGGAAAGCGCACGACAAAGTGGTACGCGAACTGGCGGGCCGCGTGCCCGCGATGCCGGGCATCCCGGAGGAAGCGAAAGCCTTCCTCCGCTTCTGGAACTACCAGACGCCGCTGGAGCTCCCCGCGCACGCCGCCTGCGACACGGTCGGCGCCGTCGTGCGCGACCCGGCCGGCCACTTCGCCGTGGCGCTGTCCACGGGCGGTTCCGCGCCTTCGCTGCTGGGCCGCGTGGGCGACACGCCGATCATCGGCAGCGGCTTCTACGCCGGCCCGGAAGGTGCCGTCGCGGCCACCGGCATCGGCGAGCAGATCGTCCGCCACCTGCTGGCGCGCACCGTGTACGGCTGGATCGAGGACGGCATGCCGCTCGAGCTGGCCCTCAAGCGCGGCGTCGACCTGTTCGATCTTAAAGTGCCCGTCGGCCTGATCGCCGTGACCCGCACCGAAGCCGCTTCGCACAGCAACCAGGACATGCCCCACGCAAGGATAGTCGCACGATGA
- a CDS encoding DUF2244 domain-containing protein yields the protein MTREWTLRRNCSLSPRQVARAYAVLCLGSLAVAVGFLVQGIWFVLAFSLLELALVGLALLVYARHATDHERIALSESGLLVTCVQADHRELTRLDPLWTRVVVPDEPRRTLIQLESRGVKVEIGRFVNDSRRRQVARELRQALRSVSAMR from the coding sequence ATGACGCGCGAATGGACATTGCGGCGCAACTGCTCCCTGTCCCCGCGCCAGGTCGCGCGCGCCTATGCCGTGCTGTGCCTGGGCTCGCTCGCCGTCGCCGTCGGCTTCCTTGTGCAGGGCATCTGGTTCGTTCTTGCGTTTTCCCTGCTCGAGCTGGCGCTCGTCGGGCTCGCCCTGCTCGTCTATGCGCGCCATGCAACGGACCACGAGCGCATCGCCCTGTCCGAGTCCGGACTGCTCGTGACGTGCGTCCAGGCCGACCACCGGGAACTCACGCGGCTCGATCCGCTGTGGACCCGCGTCGTCGTGCCCGACGAACCCCGCCGCACCCTGATCCAGCTGGAATCGCGCGGTGTGAAGGTCGAGATCGGGCGCTTCGTGAACGATTCCCGGCGCCGCCAGGTGGCGCGCGAACTGCGCCAGGCCCTCCGCAGCGTGTCGGCAATGCGCTAG
- a CDS encoding tetratricopeptide repeat protein, with translation MHSHESLPRAGALAWFARAAARGDAYAQFNLGMMYKDGDGAPQDDVAACRWLRRAARQRLAFAQNHLGSMYFLGRGVAQSDYEAAYWFGLAAVQGDASAQQNLGDLYRTGRGVARDAAQAVAWYYKAAEQDLPSAQRLLGTCYRDGEGVACSLPLAMAWFRKAALLDDAEAAVALGQMYRRGEGVTPSEPEALYWFRRAAARGHAAAQRLLGLAYLAGQGLPSDTQGARAWLECAAEQGDAEAQFSLAQLLAAADAEALAGGRDGAEGGAEAGAEAGPRWSGPALAWTLAAAEQGHVLAQVNLGNRYAFGRGVARDPEQALYWYRRAAEQGAAKAQFTLGVMYANGQGVHRDEALAAEWYRRAAEQGDASAQNNLGVMYANGQGVPQDDAQAVHWYRLAAEQGHALAQYNLGGMYNSGRGVVRDTVRSYMWMLLAADAGDPAASANKAIVARRLSQEQIASADDMRRQWQSARTYGGPERRAA, from the coding sequence ATGCACAGTCACGAGTCCCTACCGCGCGCCGGCGCGCTCGCCTGGTTCGCCCGCGCTGCCGCGCGTGGCGATGCCTATGCTCAGTTCAACCTGGGCATGATGTACAAGGACGGCGACGGTGCCCCGCAGGACGACGTCGCCGCCTGCCGGTGGCTGCGGCGCGCCGCGCGCCAGCGCCTCGCGTTCGCGCAGAACCACCTGGGCAGCATGTATTTCCTTGGCCGGGGCGTGGCGCAATCCGACTACGAAGCGGCGTACTGGTTCGGATTGGCCGCCGTGCAGGGAGACGCATCCGCGCAGCAGAACCTGGGCGACCTGTACCGGACGGGGCGGGGCGTCGCACGGGACGCGGCGCAGGCTGTCGCCTGGTACTACAAGGCGGCCGAGCAGGACCTGCCCAGCGCCCAGCGGTTGCTCGGCACCTGCTACCGCGACGGCGAGGGCGTGGCGTGCAGCCTGCCGCTCGCGATGGCGTGGTTCCGCAAGGCCGCGCTGCTGGACGACGCCGAGGCCGCCGTCGCCCTCGGCCAGATGTACCGGCGCGGCGAGGGCGTGACGCCCAGCGAGCCCGAAGCGTTGTACTGGTTCCGGCGCGCGGCCGCGCGCGGCCATGCGGCGGCGCAGCGCTTGCTGGGGCTCGCTTACCTGGCCGGACAGGGGCTGCCTTCCGACACGCAGGGCGCGCGCGCGTGGCTCGAATGCGCGGCCGAGCAGGGCGATGCGGAAGCGCAGTTCAGCCTGGCCCAGTTGCTGGCCGCGGCCGACGCGGAAGCGCTCGCGGGCGGGCGCGACGGGGCTGAAGGAGGCGCCGAAGCAGGGGCCGAAGCGGGGCCGCGCTGGAGCGGTCCCGCGCTGGCCTGGACGCTGGCCGCGGCCGAGCAGGGCCACGTGCTGGCCCAGGTGAACCTCGGCAACCGCTACGCGTTCGGGCGCGGCGTCGCGCGCGATCCGGAGCAGGCGCTGTACTGGTACCGGCGCGCGGCCGAGCAGGGTGCGGCCAAGGCCCAGTTCACGCTCGGCGTGATGTACGCGAACGGCCAGGGCGTGCACCGCGACGAGGCGCTGGCGGCGGAGTGGTACCGGCGCGCGGCCGAGCAGGGCGATGCGAGCGCCCAGAACAACCTGGGCGTCATGTACGCGAATGGCCAGGGCGTGCCGCAGGACGACGCGCAAGCCGTGCACTGGTACCGGCTGGCCGCCGAACAGGGGCACGCGCTGGCCCAGTACAACCTGGGCGGCATGTATAACAGCGGCCGCGGCGTGGTGCGCGACACCGTGCGCTCGTACATGTGGATGCTGCTGGCGGCCGACGCCGGCGATCCGGCCGCGAGCGCCAACAAGGCGATCGTCGCGCGCCGCCTGTCGCAGGAACAGATCGCGAGCGCCGACGACATGCGGCGCCAGTGGCAGAGTGCCCGGACGTACGGCGGGCCGGAGCGGCGTGCCGCGTGA
- the ctaD gene encoding cytochrome c oxidase subunit I, whose translation MTTAGSSTGSTDHAPGGHAGEHADPHGWRRWLFATNHKDIGTLYLWFSVVMFMTGGVLALLIRLELFQPGLQFFQPELYNQFVTMHGLVMIFGAVMPAFVGFANWMIPLQVGASDMAFARMNNFSFWLLPPAAILLVGSFFVAGGANAAGWTMYPPLSVQMGPGMDMTIFAVHLMGVSSIMGAINIITTILNLRAPGMSLMKLPMFCWTWLITAYLLIAVMPVLATAVTMILTDRHFGTTFFNAAGAGDPVMYQHIFWFFGHPEVYIMILPGFGIISQVIPAFSRKPLFGYASMVYATAAIAIISFVVWAHHMFTTGMPVTGQLFFMYATMLVAIPTGVKVFNWIATMWKGSLSFESPMLFAVGFIWVFTIGGFTGLILSVAPIDVQVQDTYYVVAHFHYVLVAGSLFALFSGYYYWAPKWTGHMIDERRGRFHFWNSLVWVNVTFFPMHFLGLAGMPRRYADYPVQFTDFHAFTSVGAFLFGLSQVYWLFRVVIPNVRGGAPAPPKPWEGAEGLEWTVPSPAPFHTFETPPLVK comes from the coding sequence ATGACCACGGCCGGCAGTTCTACAGGCAGTACCGATCACGCCCCCGGCGGCCATGCCGGCGAGCACGCCGACCCGCACGGCTGGCGGCGCTGGCTGTTCGCGACGAACCACAAGGACATCGGCACCCTGTACCTGTGGTTCTCCGTCGTCATGTTCATGACCGGCGGCGTGCTGGCCCTGCTGATCCGCCTGGAGCTGTTCCAGCCCGGCCTGCAGTTCTTCCAGCCGGAGCTGTACAACCAGTTCGTCACCATGCACGGCCTCGTGATGATCTTCGGCGCCGTCATGCCGGCCTTCGTCGGGTTCGCGAACTGGATGATCCCGCTGCAGGTGGGCGCATCCGACATGGCGTTCGCCCGCATGAACAACTTCTCGTTCTGGCTGCTGCCGCCCGCGGCGATCCTGCTGGTGGGCTCATTCTTCGTCGCCGGCGGTGCCAACGCGGCCGGCTGGACGATGTATCCACCCCTGTCGGTCCAGATGGGGCCGGGCATGGACATGACCATCTTCGCCGTCCACCTGATGGGCGTGTCGTCCATCATGGGCGCCATCAACATCATCACGACGATCCTGAACCTGCGCGCGCCGGGCATGTCGCTGATGAAGCTGCCCATGTTCTGCTGGACCTGGCTGATCACGGCCTACCTCCTGATCGCCGTGATGCCCGTGCTGGCGACGGCCGTCACGATGATCCTCACCGACCGCCATTTCGGCACGACGTTCTTCAACGCGGCCGGCGCCGGCGACCCCGTCATGTACCAGCACATCTTCTGGTTCTTCGGCCATCCGGAGGTGTATATCATGATCCTCCCCGGCTTCGGCATCATTTCCCAGGTCATCCCGGCGTTTTCACGCAAGCCCCTGTTCGGGTACGCGTCGATGGTCTATGCGACGGCCGCCATCGCCATCATCTCCTTCGTCGTCTGGGCGCACCACATGTTCACGACCGGCATGCCCGTCACGGGCCAGCTGTTCTTCATGTATGCGACGATGCTCGTCGCCATCCCCACCGGCGTGAAGGTGTTCAACTGGATCGCGACGATGTGGAAGGGGTCGCTCAGCTTCGAAAGCCCGATGCTGTTCGCCGTCGGCTTCATCTGGGTGTTCACGATCGGCGGCTTTACCGGCCTCATCCTCTCGGTGGCGCCCATCGACGTCCAGGTGCAGGATACTTACTACGTGGTCGCGCACTTCCATTACGTGCTGGTGGCGGGGTCGCTGTTCGCCCTGTTCTCCGGCTATTACTACTGGGCGCCGAAATGGACCGGACACATGATCGACGAACGGCGCGGGCGGTTTCATTTCTGGAATTCGCTCGTCTGGGTCAACGTGACCTTTTTCCCGATGCACTTCCTCGGCCTCGCGGGCATGCCGCGCCGCTATGCCGACTATCCCGTCCAGTTCACGGACTTCCACGCGTTCACGTCCGTGGGCGCGTTCCTGTTCGGCCTCTCGCAGGTGTACTGGCTGTTCCGGGTCGTGATCCCGAACGTGCGCGGCGGTGCGCCCGCGCCACCCAAGCCGTGGGAAGGCGCGGAAGGCCTCGAATGGACCGTCCCCAGCCCGGCGCCGTTCCACACGTTCGAGACGCCGCCGCTCGTCAAATGA
- a CDS encoding cyanophycinase: protein MTAQDKNAIAQAEQAERVAKSHGHLVIIGGGEDKQNDMAILKRFVELCGGPDAKIVVITAASSVAQNMWETYDRAFADLGVSRHSHLHLQSRHDANDERHIRDVVDADGIFMTGGDQKRLLAIIGGTALDAEMHAALKLRGACIGGTSAGASAMSGHMLAQGRAELHPEKGSVSLGAGLGFLHKVVIDQHFSERQRLSRLLSIVAQNPYLQGIGIDEDTALVVERGVGIEVVGQGAVTVVDGRTMSTNVAEIANHETPELIDVRLHLLPAGSQYALPGTDDDARRVPPPLLEFLENITKRNPIS from the coding sequence ATGACAGCACAGGACAAGAACGCCATCGCCCAGGCCGAACAGGCGGAACGGGTGGCCAAAAGCCACGGCCACCTCGTCATCATCGGCGGCGGCGAAGACAAGCAGAACGACATGGCGATCCTCAAGCGCTTCGTCGAACTGTGCGGCGGCCCGGACGCCAAGATCGTCGTCATCACGGCGGCCAGCAGCGTCGCGCAGAACATGTGGGAAACCTATGACCGCGCGTTCGCCGATCTCGGTGTCTCGCGCCACTCGCACCTGCACCTGCAGAGCCGCCACGATGCCAACGACGAACGGCATATCCGCGACGTCGTCGACGCCGACGGCATCTTCATGACGGGCGGCGACCAGAAGCGGCTGCTCGCGATCATCGGCGGCACGGCGCTGGACGCCGAGATGCACGCCGCGCTCAAGCTGCGCGGCGCCTGCATCGGCGGCACGAGCGCCGGCGCGTCCGCCATGTCCGGCCACATGCTCGCGCAGGGCCGCGCGGAACTGCATCCCGAGAAAGGCTCCGTGAGCCTGGGCGCGGGCCTCGGCTTCCTGCACAAGGTCGTCATCGACCAGCACTTCTCGGAACGCCAGCGCCTGTCGCGGCTGTTGTCCATCGTCGCCCAGAACCCGTACCTGCAAGGGATCGGCATCGACGAGGACACGGCCCTCGTCGTCGAACGCGGCGTCGGCATCGAAGTGGTGGGACAAGGCGCCGTCACCGTCGTCGATGGCCGCACGATGTCGACGAACGTCGCGGAGATCGCGAATCACGAGACGCCGGAACTGATCGACGTCCGCCTCCACCTGCTACCCGCAGGCAGCCAGTACGCATTACCCGGCACGGACGACGACGCGAGACGCGTCCCGCCCCCGCTGCTCGAGTTTTTGGAAAACATCACGAAACGGAATCCGATCTCATGA
- a CDS encoding 3'-5' exonuclease, whose product MFERPIVMLDFETTGLSPDSGDRITEVAALRIADGRIVERYVSLVNCGVRVPSFITQLTGITQAMVDGAPPAAEVVPALIEFIGDDVLAAHNASFDEKFLKAEGALLGHGCRHGGLVCSLKLSRRVFPGLPSYKLGQLSRALGIVFKGNAHRAEADAEVAAQLLLHIGRHLGDAYGLAGVDPDLLVSLNRVAAAKVDAFMGVYAAGRRVPA is encoded by the coding sequence GTGTTCGAACGTCCCATCGTCATGCTCGACTTCGAGACCACCGGCCTGTCGCCCGATTCCGGCGACCGCATCACCGAGGTGGCGGCCCTGCGCATCGCGGACGGCCGCATCGTCGAGCGCTACGTCTCGCTGGTGAATTGCGGCGTGCGCGTGCCGTCGTTCATCACCCAGCTGACGGGCATCACGCAGGCGATGGTCGACGGCGCGCCGCCAGCCGCGGAGGTCGTGCCGGCCCTCATCGAGTTCATCGGTGACGACGTGCTGGCCGCGCACAATGCGAGCTTCGACGAGAAATTCCTCAAGGCCGAGGGCGCGCTGCTGGGCCACGGTTGCCGCCACGGCGGCCTGGTCTGCTCGCTGAAGCTGTCGCGCCGCGTCTTCCCCGGCCTGCCGAGCTACAAGCTGGGCCAGCTGTCACGCGCGCTTGGCATCGTGTTCAAGGGCAACGCCCACCGGGCCGAGGCCGACGCCGAAGTCGCCGCGCAGTTGCTGCTGCACATTGGCCGCCACCTCGGCGACGCCTACGGGCTGGCGGGCGTCGACCCCGACCTGCTCGTGTCGCTGAACCGCGTGGCGGCCGCGAAGGTCGACGCGTTCATGGGCGTGTACGCGGCCGGGCGGCGCGTGCCGGCCTGA
- a CDS encoding Hsp70 family protein: protein MANACGVDFGTSNSTVGWVRPGQPTLLSLEDGKATLPSVVFFNADDEQVRYGRAALADYLEGYDGRLMRSLKSLLGTSLMEGQTEVAGRALPFRQLLGHFIGEVKRRAECQAGRAFDRAVFGRPVYFVDDDPDADRLAEDTLADIARSVGFTDIGFQYEPIAAAFDYESRIDREELVLIADIGGGTSDFSLVRLGPERADRLDRRDDILATGGVHIGGTDFDKYLSLASVMPLLGHGSTLLSGASVPSSYYFNLATWHTINQAYTRKSIAQLADLVRDAAEPDKLKRLQRLIDDRAGHWLAMRVEEAKIALSDAPEVALDLDRLDPPELLRVHRDLFTDAIAGMIDSVGATVQRLLDEAGVDPERVDTVFFTGGSSGVASLRERIAAIVPDARRVEGDLFGSIGAGLAIDAARKFG, encoded by the coding sequence ATGGCCAACGCATGCGGCGTCGATTTCGGTACGTCCAATTCCACCGTCGGCTGGGTGCGGCCCGGCCAACCCACGCTGCTGTCCCTCGAGGACGGCAAGGCGACCCTGCCGTCCGTCGTGTTCTTCAACGCGGACGACGAGCAGGTGCGCTATGGCCGCGCCGCACTGGCCGACTACCTGGAAGGCTATGACGGCCGCCTGATGCGGTCGCTGAAAAGCCTGCTGGGCACGAGCCTGATGGAAGGCCAGACGGAAGTCGCGGGACGGGCGTTGCCGTTCCGGCAACTGCTGGGGCATTTCATCGGCGAGGTCAAGCGCCGCGCCGAGTGCCAGGCGGGCCGCGCTTTCGACCGCGCCGTGTTCGGCCGCCCCGTGTACTTCGTCGACGACGACCCCGACGCGGACCGGCTCGCCGAGGACACGCTGGCCGACATCGCCCGTTCCGTGGGCTTCACCGACATCGGCTTCCAGTACGAACCGATCGCGGCGGCGTTCGATTACGAATCCCGCATCGACCGCGAGGAACTGGTGCTGATCGCCGACATCGGCGGCGGCACGTCCGACTTCTCGCTCGTGCGCCTGGGGCCGGAGCGCGCCGACCGCCTGGACCGCCGCGACGACATCCTCGCGACGGGCGGCGTGCACATCGGCGGTACGGACTTCGATAAATACCTGAGCCTGGCCTCCGTCATGCCGCTGCTGGGCCATGGCAGCACGCTGCTGTCGGGGGCCTCGGTGCCGTCGAGCTATTACTTCAACCTGGCGACATGGCACACGATCAACCAGGCCTATACGCGCAAGAGCATCGCGCAGCTCGCCGACCTCGTGCGCGACGCCGCCGAGCCCGATAAACTCAAGCGCCTGCAGCGCCTGATCGACGACCGCGCCGGCCACTGGCTCGCGATGCGCGTGGAAGAGGCCAAGATCGCCCTGTCGGACGCGCCGGAGGTGGCGCTCGACCTCGACCGTCTCGACCCGCCCGAACTGCTGCGCGTGCACCGCGACCTGTTCACGGACGCGATCGCGGGCATGATCGACAGCGTCGGTGCGACCGTGCAGCGCCTGCTCGATGAAGCGGGCGTCGACCCGGAGCGCGTCGATACCGTATTCTTCACGGGCGGCTCCAGCGGCGTGGCGAGCCTGCGCGAGCGCATCGCGGCCATCGTCCCGGACGCGCGCCGCGTCGAAGGCGATCTGTTCGGCAGTATCGGCGCCGGGCTGGCGATCGACGCCGCCCGAAAGTTTGGTTAA
- a CDS encoding metal-dependent hydrolase family protein yields the protein MKKTAITNVAIFDGSGGQVFNGEVLIEGNRIVDVARFPNKIVGHADQVIDGKGKFLMPGMTEAHTHFSWNDQPTLAAIQMMPPEEHILWCVEVAKRYLDMGWTSAIGAAAAKARLDVVLRNAIRAGHCPGPRYLAGSQEITTLGGLGDMTLPHLPFPELSFGHIVSGPEEVRKAVRMFVKYGVDHLKINLSGEYIAGIPAELSPVSEEEIVMLTTEARRYGKRVAAHARSSESVKQCVRHGIELVFHASFADEEALDMLEANKDRHFVAPGIGWLVRTSFHASEYGITPEVAETMGYRRELEAAAESLSKMHKRGIRVLPGGDYGFAWMPHGTNANDLQYFVDYIGMTPSEALVSATRLGGEIMMRGDELGQIRPGYIADLVMVDGDPLQDLRILTEPSRIAMVMQDGIVHKQLRDAAPAEAALHLAQAGNPLLDKGVQEAVPA from the coding sequence ATGAAAAAGACGGCAATTACCAACGTTGCGATTTTCGATGGCAGCGGTGGGCAAGTATTCAACGGTGAAGTCCTCATAGAAGGAAACCGTATCGTCGACGTGGCACGCTTTCCGAACAAGATCGTCGGACATGCGGACCAGGTCATCGACGGCAAGGGCAAGTTCCTGATGCCGGGCATGACGGAAGCACATACCCATTTTTCCTGGAACGACCAGCCGACCCTGGCCGCGATCCAGATGATGCCGCCCGAGGAGCACATCCTCTGGTGCGTCGAGGTCGCCAAGCGTTACCTCGACATGGGTTGGACATCGGCAATCGGTGCGGCCGCCGCGAAGGCTCGCCTGGACGTCGTGCTGCGCAATGCCATCCGTGCCGGTCACTGTCCTGGCCCGCGCTACCTGGCGGGCAGCCAGGAGATCACGACCCTGGGTGGGCTGGGGGACATGACCCTGCCGCACCTGCCTTTTCCTGAACTCAGCTTCGGCCACATCGTCAGCGGACCGGAGGAAGTGCGCAAGGCCGTGCGCATGTTCGTGAAGTATGGCGTCGACCATTTGAAGATCAACCTGTCGGGCGAATACATCGCCGGGATTCCGGCGGAATTGTCGCCTGTCTCCGAAGAAGAAATCGTCATGCTCACGACCGAAGCCAGGCGCTACGGCAAACGCGTGGCGGCCCATGCGCGTTCGAGCGAGTCGGTCAAACAGTGCGTCCGCCATGGCATCGAACTGGTCTTCCATGCCAGCTTTGCCGACGAAGAAGCGCTCGACATGCTCGAAGCGAACAAGGACAGGCATTTTGTCGCACCAGGGATTGGTTGGCTGGTACGCACCAGCTTCCACGCCTCCGAATACGGCATCACACCCGAGGTGGCGGAAACAATGGGCTACCGGCGCGAACTCGAAGCCGCCGCAGAATCGCTGAGCAAGATGCACAAGCGCGGCATCCGGGTACTGCCCGGCGGGGATTACGGGTTTGCCTGGATGCCGCATGGGACCAATGCCAATGACCTGCAGTATTTCGTCGACTACATCGGCATGACGCCAAGCGAAGCACTGGTGTCCGCAACCCGGCTGGGCGGTGAAATCATGATGCGCGGCGACGAACTTGGCCAGATCCGGCCCGGCTACATCGCCGACCTTGTGATGGTCGATGGCGACCCGTTGCAGGACCTGCGCATCCTGACCGAGCCGTCCCGCATCGCCATGGTCATGCAGGACGGCATTGTGCACAAGCAATTGCGCGATGCCGCGCCCGCCGAGGCCGCGCTCCACCTTGCCCAGGCCGGGAACCCGCTGCTCGACAAGGGCGTCCAGGAAGCTGTTCCTGCCTGA
- a CDS encoding prolyl oligopeptidase family serine peptidase, whose amino-acid sequence MHMRHATFVAALIALTAGLGAGPATSQTCPGGGTPLTYPVAKKVDQTDTYFGTAIADPYRWLEDANSAETKAWVDAENQVTQAYLATIPQRDAIRQRLTQLWNYERYSVPFREGGRYFYSRNDGLQNQAVLYTMTSLTDTPRVLLDPNTLAADGTVALAGLAVSPDGKLLAYSTAASGSDWNEIKVRDVATGKDLADHIKWVKFSETAWTRDGKGFFYSRYDEPKEATKLADVNYFQKLYYHKLGTPQDADVLVYDRPDEKEWGFGAATTDDGRYLIITATKGTAHKYRVFYKDLTKPDAKVQPLIDNFDAAYEFVDNVGPVFYFVTDRNAPRQRIVAIDTRKPQEANWKTIVPESDQTLVAAHLVGDRLIAQYLADARSVVRIVDLKGTPVRELALPGIGSVAGFTGKRGDKDTFFSFTGFTTPTTIYRLDIKKGTTSVFRQPKVQFDPNDYETRQQFFTSRDGTRVPMFIVAKKGLKLDGNNPTYLYGYGGFNISLTPAFSPANLAWMEMGGVYAVANLRGGGEYGEAWHEAGTKLKKQNVFDDFIGAAEWLVANKVTSPAKLAIGGGSNGGLLVGAAMTQRPELFGAAIPQVGVMDMLRFHKFTIGWAWTSDYGSSENPDEFKALVKYSPLHNVKQGTCYPATMITTADHDDRVVPAHSFKFAATAQAAQAGTNPVLIRIDTKAGHGAGKPTSKLIEEVADRWGFLTKALNVDVAPAVAGGAE is encoded by the coding sequence ATGCACATGAGACATGCCACCTTCGTCGCCGCCCTCATCGCCCTCACTGCGGGGCTCGGCGCCGGTCCGGCCACCAGCCAGACCTGCCCCGGCGGCGGCACGCCGCTGACCTATCCGGTCGCGAAGAAAGTCGACCAGACCGACACCTATTTCGGCACGGCCATCGCCGATCCCTACCGCTGGCTGGAAGACGCCAACAGCGCCGAGACGAAAGCGTGGGTCGACGCGGAAAACCAGGTGACCCAGGCTTACCTGGCCACGATTCCGCAGCGCGACGCGATCCGCCAGCGCCTGACCCAGTTGTGGAATTACGAGCGCTACAGCGTGCCGTTCCGCGAAGGCGGCCGCTATTTCTACAGCCGCAACGACGGTCTGCAGAACCAGGCGGTGCTGTACACGATGACGTCGCTGACGGACACGCCGCGCGTGCTGCTCGACCCGAACACGCTGGCCGCCGACGGTACCGTCGCCCTGGCCGGCCTCGCCGTGAGCCCGGACGGCAAGCTGCTCGCGTACTCGACGGCGGCATCCGGTTCGGACTGGAACGAGATCAAGGTGCGCGACGTGGCGACCGGCAAGGATCTCGCGGATCACATCAAGTGGGTCAAGTTCTCGGAGACGGCCTGGACGCGCGACGGCAAGGGCTTTTTCTACAGCCGCTACGACGAGCCGAAGGAAGCGACCAAGCTCGCCGACGTGAATTACTTCCAGAAGCTGTACTACCACAAGCTGGGCACGCCGCAGGATGCCGACGTGCTCGTCTACGACCGGCCGGACGAGAAGGAATGGGGCTTCGGTGCCGCCACGACGGACGACGGCCGCTACCTCATCATCACGGCGACCAAGGGCACGGCCCATAAATACCGCGTGTTCTACAAGGACCTGACGAAGCCGGACGCGAAGGTGCAGCCGCTGATCGACAACTTCGACGCGGCCTACGAGTTCGTCGACAACGTCGGCCCCGTGTTTTATTTCGTCACGGACCGCAACGCGCCGCGCCAGCGCATCGTCGCCATCGACACCCGCAAGCCGCAGGAGGCGAACTGGAAGACGATCGTGCCGGAAAGCGACCAGACGCTCGTGGCGGCGCACCTGGTCGGCGACCGGTTGATCGCGCAATACCTGGCGGACGCGCGCAGCGTCGTCAGGATCGTGGACCTGAAGGGCACGCCGGTGCGCGAGCTGGCGTTGCCGGGCATCGGCAGCGTCGCGGGCTTCACGGGCAAGCGCGGCGACAAGGACACCTTCTTCTCGTTCACCGGCTTCACGACGCCGACGACGATCTACCGGCTGGACATCAAGAAGGGCACCACGAGCGTGTTCCGTCAGCCCAAGGTCCAGTTCGACCCGAACGATTACGAAACGCGCCAGCAGTTCTTCACGAGCCGCGACGGCACGCGCGTGCCGATGTTCATCGTGGCGAAGAAGGGCCTCAAGCTGGACGGCAACAACCCGACCTATCTGTACGGTTACGGCGGCTTCAATATCTCGCTCACCCCGGCGTTCTCGCCCGCGAACCTGGCATGGATGGAAATGGGCGGCGTGTACGCGGTCGCCAACCTGCGCGGCGGCGGCGAGTACGGCGAAGCGTGGCACGAAGCCGGCACGAAGCTCAAGAAGCAGAACGTGTTCGACGACTTCATCGGCGCGGCCGAATGGCTCGTCGCCAACAAGGTGACGTCGCCCGCGAAGCTCGCGATCGGCGGCGGCAGCAACGGCGGCCTGCTCGTGGGCGCGGCGATGACCCAGCGCCCCGAGCTGTTCGGGGCGGCAATCCCGCAGGTGGGCGTGATGGACATGCTGCGTTTCCATAAGTTCACGATCGGCTGGGCATGGACGTCGGACTATGGTTCGTCGGAAAACCCGGACGAGTTCAAGGCGCTGGTGAAATACTCGCCGCTGCACAACGTCAAGCAGGGCACGTGCTATCCCGCCACGATGATCACGACGGCCGACCATGACGACCGCGTCGTGCCGGCGCACAGCTTCAAGTTCGCCGCGACGGCCCAGGCGGCGCAGGCCGGTACCAACCCTGTGCTCATCCGCATCGACACGAAGGCCGGCCATGGCGCAGGCAAGCCGACGAGCAAACTGATCGAGGAAGTGGCCGACCGTTGGGGCTTTTTGACGAAGGCACTCAACGTGGACGTCGCGCCTGCCGTGGCGGGCGGCGCGGAGTGA